From Aegilops tauschii subsp. strangulata cultivar AL8/78 chromosome 5, Aet v6.0, whole genome shotgun sequence:
CATCTTTCTTGGGCACAAGTATGACCGGAACATCACATGGACTTAAACTCTTGCGTACATACATGTTTCTATGAGGTGTTGCACTAGCCTTTGAATCTATTTGGTCTCGTCGGGGTTGACACAGTAAGGTGCCTTGTTCGTGAGGGGTGCATCGGGAATGAGGTCGATGCGGCATTCAATTCCGCGCAAAGGAGGTAGGCCCAGGGGTAGCTTGTCGGGGAACACATGCGCGAATTCCTGCAGTAGATGAGACAAAACCAAAGGAAGATGTTGTGAAGTATTAGTCCGCACCACGTACATCATCTTTCACGCAAATACAAAGTGAAGAACACTCGATGGGTGCTACTTGTGAGTTGCGTTGAGATTTTCCCCAAAGATGAAGGGTGGAGTAATATATAAAGCTCAACTCTTACTCGTTAGCCATCGAGTTCGAGCCGAGTCACAAGCTACTCGTTTAACTCATGAATTTAAAGTTTTAATTCTAGCCCAACCCTATCCTAACCATTATGGCGAAGATTTTCTTCCTTGGTTCTATACCACTTTTCATTTTGACCGTGTGACTGACAACTCCATCTCATAATTCACTAGTGCTTGAGGTTGGCTTCAACTATGAATTCTAGGAAAAGGAGTCATCATGTGCTACCAGGGACGGAGCCAGGAACcattgaggggggggggggggcaaacaCTAATTTGAAGGGTGTATATGCATTTTTttccaggaaatttgaagggtataTTGGCAAAATTTTCAACCATGGGGTGGCCCCATCGCCCCTGGATCCTTTGCTGTGTACTATAAAAACGCCAAAAAAAGGACCGCAATATCTACAAACAAATGCTTAAATTGACATGCAATTTGAAAAGAAGTTGCCATGATTGAAAGTAAAAAATTGCCGTGTATCTAAAAAAAGCAAGCGATCTTTTTTGTTTTTGCCATCCACGTGATCCGAATCCAATGCCTGTGGGGATGTTTCCTAGAACCTCCTAACAAGAGAACACTCGTCGGTaatcattttctaaaaaaatgttgGAGATGCTTAGTTAGGTACCAAAAGTTGGCTCGCCAACGTTTCGACATGCCAGTGTTTAAAGCTTGTCAGAATTTCCCTAACATTTTGAGAGGTTGGCATAAGAGTATCTTCAGTCGCGCCTCCAACAGGCCCTACAGGCGATTTTTCCGTGCCGGCGAccaaaaatcggcccagtcgcgtcCCATGAGCCCGTTTTTCGTCGGTTTGGGCCGaaattggcgccggcggacccaggccgaacccgacACGCTGGGGGCGCCCGGGGGCACCGGGGCGAGCGATTTTGGTGCGAACGAGGATGGGCCCGCCAAGTCAGCGAGACGCagcttcgtcgtcctcatcgccttGGTTCCTGCGGGAATCAATGCGAAGGCTGCCGCGCTGCCGCACCGGTCATtctccattgatgcctcacgggtAGCACAGTGAAGGCGCCGCGACGCGCGTCCCGCCCTCTTCCGCCATGCGTCGCCCGGCATGCGGCCTCTCGCCGCCCCACTGCGGCTATAAAAGGCGACCTCCCCGCCGGTGGGCGCCACAGCTCGCATTTTCCCACTCTCCGGCGCACAAAGCAGCACTCTCCCCCCTTCCCGCCGATGAACAAATGGCCGAGAGGTTTCCAGGCAACGGCGCGGTggcgaacggcttcggccgccgccatcTCCAAGAGCCGGAGGCGCACCTCCTCTACGAGGCCGAGTATCCGGCGCCCCCAGACATGTGAGTGTCGGGGGCGTGGAGGCTGAGCGCCGGTGGCGTCCCGGTGCCCAAAGGGGTGGCACGGCGGGCCGAGATCGCCCGCATCCGCTCGTCCCTGACGGAGGAGCAGCGGAACGAGCCGCGGTACGCCGCCGACAGCCACACGATGTGGTCCATGTACTTCGCGCGCCGCCGCGAGGAACAGATCgccctcgtcatcaacgagggtgcCCGGCCCTCCCCGCGTTCCCTCCGCCTGGTCCGACCGAAGCCCGAGCCGGGGCTGCTCCCCGTGAAGCCGGAGCATGTCGACATGGTGGCCCCCAACGACGAGTCCGCCCTCAGGTGGGCGAAGGAGGACTACGTCCGCGAGTAGGTGCGCCGCCAGCGCCGGGGTGTACGCGGAGGTCCAGGCCCGGCGCCGCGGGCGCGAGGAGGGCGGCGTCATCGTCCTCGACGGCGACGAGAAGGACGAGGCCGGGCCGTCCAGCGCCCCACCGCGTGTTGGCGACCCTGGCCAGGGCTGCAGCAGGGACGGTGGCGACACCGGCGAGGcgcacgacgacgacgacggcggcggcgacgacgattACACCCGCTTCTACAGGCTTCTCGGCACGTAGATGGCGGGCGGCGGACACGGGCGCAGTGGCTAGGCGTGGTTGGCGTAGTTTTAGGCGTAGTTTGCATGATTTTATGTttttttttacaaatttcaatGAAATTTCGCCGACTTCGTGCCAAAATCGACGAGTTTGCAATAAATTGTACGGAATATCGCTGACCCCGCGGCGACCTGTGGGCCGACGACTGGGAACGAAGTCGCCCCACGCGCCAATCTGGCGCCGGTTCGCCTCCAGGCGGCTCTTTTTGGCGCCCTGGGGGGCCGAACGGCTGAAGATGCTCTAATAATTTGGTAACCAAATTGTTGGCTTTGCCCGAAACAATGGCAAAGCCAAAATTGATGTCAACCCAAACATATGCCCCAAATCCTTTCGTTAGGCGTTAAACCATCACTTTACAGGTGCTTTAGTGTAAAAAACCACTTACTAGCGTCCAAAGCAACTCCGCACCTCGTTCCCTTTCGCTCCCAGCCTTCCACACACCTTTCGTCTCGCCGCCGGCCGGGGTCCCGCTCCGGCTAACCCAGCCAAATGGCCGCCGCCGTCCCCAACGGCCACCCCTCCGCCGACGGCGACGATAGTCCCCCGTCCCCACcgccgtcctcgtcctcgtcctcgctgGTGTTCCTGGGCACTGGCTGCTCCAGCGCCGTCCCCAACGCGCGGTGCCTGATCCAGCCCTCCGACCCGCCCTGCGCCGTCTGCTCCCAGTCCCTCTCCGTGCCCCCGGAGGTAAACCCCAACTACAGgtaccgccccccccccccccccccccccccctcttccccaCTCTGCGCGTCGGCGGTGTCgagatgctgctgccgccgttCGGCGACGCGAGGGTGCCTGTGGTTTCTCGCCGATCGGCGCGAATCCGAAGGCTGGGTCGTTTCCGTCAATCTCGTACAGGATCAATCAATCATGCATTTCTCCGGGCGAGTAGGGTAGTTGTCGCCTGGATCTGGAACTTCTGCTAGTTTGGCGCCATCCGTAGGAAGCTGTGTTCCGTGCTTCAGTGCCGGACACCTCTGCTCTGCGTGATGTTTGTTCCCTATAAGCGGTGCATTCTCGTGGTATGTATTGGCAATTTTGAGGCATAGGAGCATTTTAGCAGTAACTGTTATCATGTGATTGAGAAAAAATGTTGGGATGTGCTGGACTCTATACATGGTAATGCTCTGAACTGTTTTCAGTTTGAATGGGACTGAGACTGAAGTATTGCCCTGTTGTGGTCCAATAACACTTGGCCTAGCCGAGGGGAAATATATGTTAGGATTTATGAACAAGTGGACTCGCAGGTTTACGACTTTGCATGCCAACATATAGTTATTTACCTGGTATTGTGTGTTTCATTCAAAGCTAGTAGTGAGTACAGCCTTTTCTTTCATACAGGGAATACATAAATTCGGTAGCATGGTACTAGATCAATGCTGTATTTAATGCTGGGAAATTAGTAACTTCAAAAATCAACTTACGTGGTAACATGATCTACTGATGAGATATGTTCAGCACctagaacaagggacacaagttCTACATGCTGCTTCGTGATGTCATGGAAGTAGGATCAGTGATTGGTCTGTTTGGTTTGGTGATATCTTGAAGAAATTTGTACTGTATATTCAAGATGCTACCTATCTCATGCAACAACCTCTAGTTTAAAATGTTTTTTTGGGAGATGAGGCACTTTGGTAGGATTATAAGCTAGCATTGCACAATCAGGCTCAATTGCTCATATACGCAATTTGATGTTCTTGTTCAATACGTTCTCTGTGACTAGATATATCGTCCTGGTTGATCTAGGCAGGATGCTACCAAAGTTATTTATGTATATTTGGAGCAAAGTCGATTCAACTTCTTTCGTTTGCCTTTCGAGATGAATGTAGCTGCTTTAATATACAATTGCTTGGCACACTTCTTTCCAAATATTTCCAAGTATTAATGCACTCGTGATAGTTCGTAGCTATAATCATGCTTATGTATGCATTTTCTGGGACTACATTGTCACTTGGTTTTGTGCAGGTGTAATACTTCTCTTCTGATTGATTATTGCCAAGATGAAGGTGCACACAAGTATATTATAATTGATGTTGGGAAGACATTCCGAGAACAAGTTCTGCGGTGGTTTGTTTGCCACAAAATCCCTTGCGTTGATTCTGTGAGTTCTTATTGTATTCTTGTTTCCTTTAGCTTATCTAATATGGTTTATTGGATGACCAAACTGCCAACTGTTAGATATCTGCAATAGTAAACAAAAAACTGCCATGGTTGTGTATGCATTGACATTTGACACCTTTAATTTACTATAATTTATTTATTACAGATTATTCTGACTCATGAGCACGCAGATGCAATCTTGGGACTTGATGATATTCGGGTTGTACAGCCATTTAGTCCTACAAATGATATTGATCCAACCCCTATTTATCTCTCACAATATGCCATGGACAGGTACTTAGCTCTTGCTGACATTTTAGACTTTCATGTTTGTCTATTGTTAGAGAGCCTTATCAATGGTACAAGCCATGTACTCTTTTAGTTCTGACACGCCATAATATATTACGCTGTGATTTATGCTACATTAACTATTTAGCTCTGTGTACTCTTTATACCATTTACCTTGATTTGTACTATCTAGTAGGGTCTTAAGTGAGAATTTGTACTATCAAACTCACATGCTTTGTTTGAAACAGCATTTCCCAAAAGTTTCCATACTTGGTCAAAAAGAAACTAAAGGAAGGCGAGGAGGTCAGGCGGGTTGCTCAACTTGACTGGAGAATAATTGAGAGTGATCTTCAGAAACCGTTTACTGCCTCGGGCCTACAGTTTGTTCCCTTGCCGGTAAGAAGTGCATTTTTCTATCTACTTTGTGTTTTCTTGCTTCGTCCCTCTCTCTTAGTTTTGTATATCTCTCAGGTGATCCATGGAGAGGACTACATATGTCTGGGTTTCCTTTTCGGAAGAAAATCTAAAGTTGCTTATATATCCGATGTTTCACGGTTTCCTCCTAGCACAGAAGATGGTATACTTTCCCCTCCTAATGCTACTCGACCAACTGTATTTTATAATCAGCTCTGTGCTGTCACAGTGCATGTGCTGATTGTTTGCATTTTGGAACAAAATTTTATCTCAACATGAGACCATTTGCACTATTCACTTAATATATATTTTTGAAATGAAATCCACTACAACCAACCTTTTTCGGGTGATCAGTAAATTCTCTTTGTGTGGTGTTCGCCATAACACATAAGTACCCATTATAGTGCAATCTTGATTTATGGACCTGTATATTTAAGCATGGAGTCTGTCAATTAAATATTTATCCATAAGTTTGGCATGAATGAATTGTGAGCTCTTTCTTTGCTATTTCGTCCTTCTTCCTCTGTTAGGGATGCATTATTTTCTTTGATGAAAGCTGTAATCTGGTGGATCCATTTGTGCCCTCTCTTACTTGTTTTCACTATCTAGAAACCTTCATTAAGGTGTTTATGTACACACGCTTTTCAGCAATTTCAAAGTCTGGAGGGGGTCAGCTAGATTTGCTCATCTTGGACTGCCTATACAGGGTTAGTTTCTTGAGTTCCTCAGTTATATACACATACTTTTTTCCTTTGGGTTGCTTATGTAATTTGGTTCTGGGCAAGAGATATGTTCTATCTTATTTCTCATTCTTGGCTGCTGAGTTTGTTAACCAATTCCTTCAATTTAACTGGCTTTGCTTGTTACACATTTCCCTTTTCATTTCTGTAAAACAAGGGAACTTTTATTAAATCCATCTTACTAGGGAGGCTGAGTAGTAAAGCAAGTATATCAATGCTGCTCATGTACCACCAGCTCAAAAATACCTAGTCAAAACTTTGCTGCCCCAAAAACAGAATATTGAGAGGCCATACATGATAACATGTATATATCAAGGATCTAACACCGTAAACTACCACGCCTTTTTCCTGATGCTTGAATTAACAAATATACGCGGGAAATCTCTGTTCTCTGACTCTAATGGGTGAGACCTATTTCATGGGCTACATAACTGTGTTTCAGATGTTGCAAACATGTAGTCAAATTGTTTGAAGTATGGCGCTAAATGTGCAACATGCTGATACTATTTgtatattaaaaataaaaaaaaagtttTGGTGCCCATAGGGGCGTGCACCCTTGTTTACGGAAAGAGTTTGTGTTGTTCTAAATGTTTCCAAAAGCATGTATTCATAAGATGCAAATGCCAAGGCTTGGACAATACCGTGATGCTGCTTTTATACGATAAGTAAAAATATACCACTGCTTCTCCTTGTGATTCATAATCTTTAGTTACTGTTGGAAGCAATCCTTCTCTCAATGATTAACTGTCAGTAATTGTAAAACCAGAGGTTGCTTAAGAGCATGTAATATGGTAAAACATCGTGCATTTGTTTACAAAGGGAGTATTACTTAGCCATTTGGTTTTTTCCTTCCAATGGATGACGTATGCACTGGTCTTGGGCTCTGACATTCTTCTCTCTGTGTGAACAGACTGGTTCTCATAACGTGCATCTTTGTTGGGATCAGGTTAGCTTCCTCTTGCGCAACTCAAGGAATTTGAATGTTCTCCTCCTTTTTCTTCTCAAATTTCTTGCTCTCCCTTTTTGGCTAATACTGTGCCATGCAGACACTAGATGCTATTAAGAGGATATGCCCCAAGAAGGCATTGCTCATTGGGTTGACTCATGAGATGGACCATCACAAGGACAACCAGACATTGGAAGAATGGTCGAGAAGGTAGGCATTCCTGCAGGATTGTTTCAGCCATTACATCCACAAGCTCATACCTCAAATAATGCGGCATGAACGACACAACTGTACTTGCACACTTTCATGAATATTACAAGCAATGCTGTCGTAAAACGTTCACTGCTC
This genomic window contains:
- the LOC109759693 gene encoding putative hydrolase C777.06c, whose amino-acid sequence is MAAAVPNGHPSADGDDSPPSPPPSSSSSSLVFLGTGCSSAVPNARCLIQPSDPPCAVCSQSLSVPPEVNPNYRCNTSLLIDYCQDEGAHKYIIIDVGKTFREQVLRWFVCHKIPCVDSIILTHEHADAILGLDDIRVVQPFSPTNDIDPTPIYLSQYAMDSISQKFPYLVKKKLKEGEEVRRVAQLDWRIIESDLQKPFTASGLQFVPLPVIHGEDYICLGFLFGRKSKVAYISDVSRFPPSTEDAISKSGGGQLDLLILDCLYRTGSHNVHLCWDQTLDAIKRICPKKALLIGLTHEMDHHKDNQTLEEWSRREGIDVQLARDGLRVYIDL